A stretch of Fluviicola sp. DNA encodes these proteins:
- a CDS encoding competence/damage-inducible protein A, protein MINVEIISIGDELLIGQTINTNASWMGAQLAVSGIKVSNVVTISDTREAITGALAQAHKRSQVVLITGGLGPTKDDITKQVLCEYFHTKLVLDERVLHHVESFFIKRNRPMLEVNKMQAMVPEACEVLFNEQGTAPGMWFEQDDTIFVSMPGVPYEMRHLMEAHVIPRLTAKYPLKKLIQRTYLTQGIGESFLAEKVSDWENQLREEGLDLAYLPSPGMVKLRISSASGNQERVAHFGEELKKRIPAYLYGEEEETLPEVVGKLLQNAGETIGTVESCTGGSIMAALTSVSGSSGYVQGGLITYSNDLKMKLAHVSAGTLEDFGAVSEETVLEMSAGGKKELGVDWCISVSGIAGPLGGSDEKPVGTVWIAIDGPKQKVSRKFLFGTDRQRTVQMTVLTALNLLRCEILGINIEKKQS, encoded by the coding sequence ATGATTAATGTTGAAATAATTTCTATCGGAGATGAACTGTTGATCGGACAGACCATTAATACAAACGCTTCATGGATGGGAGCTCAGTTGGCGGTTAGCGGGATTAAGGTTTCCAACGTAGTAACCATTTCAGATACCCGCGAAGCAATTACAGGAGCTTTGGCCCAGGCGCATAAAAGAAGTCAGGTGGTTTTGATCACAGGTGGCCTCGGCCCCACGAAAGACGATATAACCAAGCAGGTGCTTTGCGAGTATTTTCATACGAAACTGGTTTTGGATGAACGCGTTTTACATCATGTGGAATCGTTCTTTATTAAAAGGAACCGTCCGATGTTGGAAGTCAATAAAATGCAGGCAATGGTTCCTGAAGCGTGTGAAGTACTGTTTAACGAGCAGGGAACAGCTCCCGGAATGTGGTTCGAACAGGACGATACGATTTTTGTTTCCATGCCCGGAGTTCCGTATGAAATGCGACATTTGATGGAGGCTCACGTGATTCCGCGTCTGACAGCAAAATATCCGCTGAAGAAACTGATCCAGAGAACCTATCTGACACAGGGAATCGGAGAATCGTTTTTGGCTGAAAAAGTAAGCGACTGGGAAAACCAATTGCGGGAAGAAGGATTGGACCTGGCGTACCTGCCTTCTCCGGGAATGGTGAAACTGCGCATCAGTTCCGCATCGGGAAACCAGGAGCGGGTTGCACATTTCGGGGAAGAACTGAAAAAAAGAATCCCGGCCTATTTATATGGGGAAGAGGAGGAAACCTTACCGGAAGTCGTGGGAAAATTGCTTCAGAACGCCGGCGAAACGATCGGAACGGTTGAAAGTTGCACGGGAGGAAGTATCATGGCTGCTTTGACAAGCGTTTCGGGTTCTTCCGGGTATGTACAGGGAGGATTGATCACGTACAGCAATGACCTGAAAATGAAATTGGCCCATGTAAGTGCCGGAACACTGGAAGATTTCGGAGCGGTATCGGAAGAAACGGTTTTGGAAATGTCAGCCGGCGGAAAGAAGGAATTGGGCGTAGACTGGTGTATTTCAGTTTCCGGGATTGCGGGCCCGCTAGGAGGTAGTGACGAAAAACCTGTAGGCACGGTTTGGATTGCAATTGACGGACCTAAACAGAAAGTGTCCCGGAAATTTTTATTCGGAACAGATCGCCAGAGAACGGTGCAAATGACAGTCCTTACTGCTTTAAATTTATTGCGTTGTGAGATTTTAGGAATAAATATTGAAAAAAAGCAAAGTTAA
- a CDS encoding nucleoside phosphorylase, whose protein sequence is MKYPASELVLDSKGHVYHLGISPEDIAPTILLVGDQDRVSAISAFFDEITHQSKHREFVCHTGIYKGKRITALSTGIGTDNIDIVINELDALVNIDLENRENRPALTSLNLIRIGTCGILQADIDVHSYILSSHAVGIDNVAHFYPIPFNPEEEAIAKALDAFVGFPEEIIPYCAESSSGLMQKLDGEKVRKGITVTSSGFYAPQGRSLRLGTRTSEVNEKLEQFAFGNHRVVNFEMESSALFALGKAMGHQCITICLGIANRPRMEFSKGYEHEMNGLIRYVLDRIS, encoded by the coding sequence ATGAAGTATCCTGCATCAGAACTTGTATTGGACTCGAAAGGACATGTCTATCATTTGGGAATCTCTCCCGAAGACATTGCTCCAACCATTTTACTGGTCGGTGATCAGGACCGCGTTTCGGCTATTTCGGCTTTTTTCGATGAGATTACGCATCAATCCAAGCACCGGGAATTTGTTTGTCACACCGGAATCTATAAAGGAAAGCGCATCACCGCTCTCTCAACAGGAATCGGAACGGACAATATCGACATTGTGATCAACGAACTGGATGCATTGGTAAACATCGACCTGGAAAACCGGGAAAACCGTCCGGCGCTTACTTCCTTGAATTTGATCCGTATCGGGACTTGCGGGATCCTGCAGGCCGACATCGATGTACACAGTTATATTCTGTCGAGTCACGCAGTGGGAATTGATAACGTAGCTCACTTCTACCCCATTCCATTCAACCCGGAAGAAGAAGCCATTGCAAAGGCCTTAGATGCTTTTGTAGGATTTCCGGAAGAGATCATTCCTTACTGTGCAGAAAGTTCTTCCGGGCTCATGCAAAAACTGGACGGTGAAAAAGTCCGGAAAGGAATTACGGTAACCAGTTCCGGATTCTATGCTCCACAGGGAAGATCGCTCCGTTTGGGCACGCGTACTTCGGAAGTGAATGAAAAACTGGAACAATTTGCTTTCGGCAATCACCGGGTGGTCAATTTTGAAATGGAAAGTTCCGCACTTTTCGCTTTAGGAAAAGCAATGGGTCACCAATGCATTACTATTTGCCTGGGAATTGCAAACAGGCCCCGCATGGAATTCAGCAAGGGCTATGAACATGAAATGAACGGATTGATCCGATACGTGCTGGACCGGATATCCTAA
- the rpmB gene encoding 50S ribosomal protein L28, with translation MSRVCQITGKSVMVGNNVSHSNRKTKRKFYPNLLTKKFYVPEDDMYVTLKISAAALRTINKKGISACLKEAREKGFLK, from the coding sequence ATGTCACGAGTTTGTCAAATCACAGGAAAGTCGGTAATGGTAGGAAACAATGTTTCTCACTCAAACCGCAAAACTAAACGCAAGTTTTACCCGAACTTGTTAACTAAGAAGTTCTACGTACCAGAAGACGATATGTATGTTACATTAAAGATCTCTGCTGCAGCTTTAAGAACAATTAATAAGAAAGGTATTTCTGCGTGTTTGAAAGAAGCACGTGAAAAAGGTTTTTTAAAGTAA
- a CDS encoding DUF4197 domain-containing protein: MRKFTRILALGSIMIGLQACETVKEAAGALNTGTNTTPALTNSEVISGLKEALTVGIQNSVNLTSVTDGFLKNDAIRLPFPPDALKVKQKAMDWGLSAQVEKFETTLNRAAEEATKEALPIFKDAILNMSISDGFSILNGGDGAATRYLKDNTTSKLVAAFSPKVKEAISKVKLTEYWNPIITKYNSAMSLTGGEKINPDLNQYVTERAIAGLFQMVEKEENKIRKDPAARVTDLLTKVFGSIKK, from the coding sequence ATGAGAAAATTCACACGAATCCTTGCTTTAGGCAGTATAATGATTGGTTTACAGGCATGCGAAACGGTTAAGGAGGCTGCCGGCGCATTAAACACAGGAACCAATACCACTCCGGCTTTGACAAATTCGGAAGTGATCTCCGGTTTAAAGGAAGCTTTAACGGTTGGGATTCAAAACTCGGTGAATTTAACCTCTGTAACGGATGGTTTCCTGAAAAACGATGCAATCCGATTACCTTTTCCTCCTGACGCTTTGAAAGTAAAGCAAAAAGCCATGGATTGGGGCTTAAGTGCACAGGTTGAAAAATTCGAAACCACCTTAAACAGAGCCGCTGAAGAAGCAACGAAAGAAGCTTTACCTATTTTCAAGGATGCGATCCTGAACATGAGTATCTCTGACGGGTTCAGCATTTTGAACGGTGGAGACGGCGCTGCAACGCGTTATCTGAAAGACAATACGACTTCCAAATTGGTAGCTGCATTTTCCCCGAAAGTAAAAGAAGCTATTTCCAAAGTGAAACTAACGGAATACTGGAACCCGATCATTACCAAGTACAACAGCGCTATGAGCTTAACGGGCGGTGAGAAGATCAATCCGGATTTGAACCAGTATGTGACCGAAAGAGCGATTGCAGGGTTGTTCCAGATGGTGGAAAAGGAAGAGAACAAAATCCGGAAAGATCCGGCAGCACGTGTAACGGATTTATTGACGAAAGTATTCGGGAGCATCAAGAAATAA
- the rpmG gene encoding 50S ribosomal protein L33 produces the protein MAKKAKGNRIQVILECTEHKESGMAGTSRYITMKNRKNTPDRLEIKKFNPILKRYTVHKEIK, from the coding sequence ATGGCTAAGAAAGCAAAAGGAAATAGAATCCAGGTTATTTTAGAGTGCACAGAGCACAAAGAATCTGGAATGGCGGGAACTTCCCGTTACATTACGATGAAAAATCGTAAGAACACTCCGGATCGTTTGGAGATTAAAAAATTCAACCCGATCCTGAAGCGTTACACAGTTCATAAAGAGATTAAGTAA
- a CDS encoding PKD domain-containing protein has translation MKNYTTLRTLSLAAFLTLLQISFSWSQGGNTPCTATSITPTTSCSYSISGTTVSQTYQNNANNGGTPSCASPGAPDVWFVFTTTSAGNYTIDMNTGTMTDSGMGIYGGASCSSLTEISCDDDSSPNGSMSMLTVSLAASTTYYIRVWAYSSGTGTFTMCVTAPPVLPAGSIVMPASGSTSACSGTFYDGGGLSDYSSSDTRVFTICPSTAGAKLKAVFSSFQTESSLDVLQIFDGNSTGAPLLGTYSGTTSPGTVQASASNATGCLTFRFTSDGSVTYPGWVAAISCVIPCQSITSNWVSSNEAPMADGIIRICQGQSINLVGSGTFGTSGTGATYAWNMGNGVTVSGANINYTYPAVGSYLANLVITDPSGCTNTNSINRNIQVSTTPTITTSASPATLCTNQTSALSATVTMNPYTVNCTPPVSGTTFLPDGSGVSYSTSITTNCYSPSATVTAATDITNICLNMEHSYSGDLSMSITCPNGQSTSLITYSSGTGSANLGTPWATGTVDGSSSTTTPGVGANYCFSSTASTAWASSPVTGGTFVSGNGPSTYTDSYIPAGTYLPMQTFNSLIGCPLNGSWTITVTDNLSSDNGYIFNWDINFSAALLSAASFTPTIVSQGWTAAPTLSSTGATTANVTPTNQGTPCFSYSVTDNFGCTYTQPQCITVNCGTSLPIGLVSFEATAVDNHSVMLSWETSSEQENDYFVVERSLSGSDGWEQIGTVDGAGNSETPKFYADVDNMPLNGVSYYRLKQIDFNGQERVHEMESVYIDVSGMNDLVIFPNPATNLVTFKGDIVSLSTFKLLNAMGQDIRMNVSSYKQGDGTLVLDISSLRAGVYIVKNGSKVYSLVKQ, from the coding sequence ATGAAAAACTATACTACACTTCGAACACTTTCTCTTGCAGCTTTTCTGACTCTTTTACAGATTTCCTTTAGCTGGTCTCAGGGAGGAAATACACCTTGTACTGCTACTTCTATTACTCCAACTACCTCCTGTTCGTACAGTATCAGTGGTACAACAGTTAGTCAAACCTACCAAAATAATGCAAATAACGGAGGTACTCCTTCCTGTGCAAGCCCAGGGGCGCCCGACGTTTGGTTTGTATTTACAACTACCAGCGCCGGTAACTACACGATTGATATGAACACCGGAACCATGACGGACAGCGGTATGGGAATTTATGGTGGGGCATCTTGTAGTTCACTGACTGAAATTTCATGTGATGATGACAGTTCACCGAACGGATCAATGTCCATGCTCACTGTTTCATTGGCTGCAAGTACAACTTATTATATCCGAGTGTGGGCTTACAGTTCGGGCACGGGAACATTCACCATGTGTGTGACTGCACCGCCTGTACTGCCTGCAGGATCCATCGTTATGCCGGCATCGGGAAGCACTTCGGCGTGCAGCGGAACTTTTTATGACGGTGGCGGATTATCTGATTACAGTAGTTCCGATACCCGTGTTTTCACGATTTGTCCTTCTACAGCAGGTGCTAAATTAAAAGCAGTTTTCAGTTCGTTTCAAACAGAAAGCAGTTTGGACGTGCTGCAAATTTTTGACGGAAATTCAACAGGAGCTCCTCTTTTGGGAACATACAGCGGAACTACTAGCCCGGGAACTGTTCAGGCTTCTGCCAGCAATGCAACCGGGTGTCTGACTTTCCGGTTCACTTCTGATGGTTCGGTGACTTACCCGGGATGGGTAGCCGCGATTTCCTGCGTGATCCCATGTCAGAGCATTACTTCAAACTGGGTAAGCTCCAATGAAGCGCCAATGGCGGATGGAATCATCCGCATTTGCCAGGGACAAAGTATTAACCTGGTTGGAAGCGGAACATTCGGAACTTCAGGAACCGGAGCAACTTATGCCTGGAATATGGGGAACGGGGTAACTGTCAGCGGGGCAAATATCAATTACACTTATCCTGCTGTGGGAAGTTACCTGGCAAACCTGGTCATTACCGATCCGAGCGGGTGTACCAATACGAATTCCATTAACCGGAATATCCAGGTTTCTACAACGCCAACCATAACAACTTCTGCCTCGCCGGCTACTTTGTGTACGAACCAAACATCTGCTTTATCGGCTACTGTTACGATGAATCCGTATACTGTAAACTGTACACCTCCGGTTTCCGGAACCACATTCCTTCCGGACGGATCGGGAGTTTCCTATTCGACTTCCATTACAACCAATTGCTACAGTCCGAGTGCTACCGTAACAGCTGCTACCGATATCACGAATATCTGTCTGAATATGGAGCATTCCTATTCGGGTGACTTATCCATGAGTATTACTTGTCCGAACGGACAAAGCACCAGTTTGATTACTTATTCATCCGGAACAGGTTCTGCCAACCTGGGAACTCCATGGGCCACAGGAACCGTTGACGGAAGTTCATCAACAACTACTCCTGGTGTAGGAGCAAATTACTGTTTTTCTTCCACAGCGAGTACGGCATGGGCAAGCAGCCCGGTTACGGGAGGTACTTTTGTAAGCGGAAATGGTCCGTCAACGTATACGGATTCATACATTCCTGCCGGTACGTATTTGCCGATGCAGACATTCAACAGCCTGATCGGTTGTCCTTTGAACGGAAGCTGGACAATCACCGTAACGGATAACTTGTCTTCGGATAACGGGTATATTTTTAACTGGGACATCAATTTCAGTGCGGCGTTGCTTTCTGCCGCATCTTTCACACCGACCATTGTATCCCAGGGATGGACCGCTGCACCGACACTTTCAAGTACAGGGGCAACAACAGCCAACGTTACACCGACTAACCAGGGAACACCTTGTTTTTCATACAGTGTAACGGATAATTTCGGGTGTACTTATACGCAGCCGCAATGTATTACCGTGAACTGCGGAACTTCATTGCCGATCGGCTTGGTGAGTTTTGAAGCGACCGCTGTAGACAACCATTCGGTGATGTTGAGTTGGGAAACAAGCTCCGAGCAGGAAAATGACTACTTCGTGGTAGAGCGTTCTTTGAGCGGTTCAGACGGTTGGGAACAGATCGGTACTGTTGACGGTGCCGGGAATTCCGAAACGCCGAAATTCTACGCAGATGTCGATAATATGCCGTTGAACGGTGTTTCTTACTACCGATTGAAGCAGATTGATTTCAACGGACAGGAACGTGTGCATGAAATGGAATCGGTATATATTGATGTTTCCGGGATGAATGATTTGGTGATCTTCCCGAATCCGGCTACGAACCTGGTTACTTTCAAAGGAGACATTGTTTCCCTGAGCACCTTTAAACTATTGAATGCAATGGGGCAGGATATCCGCATGAATGTTTCTTCCTACAAACAGGGCGACGGGACATTGGTTCTGGATATTTCTTCGCTGAGGGCAGGAGTTTATATCGTGAAAAACGGATCCAAAGTATATTCTTTGGTAAAACAATAA
- the ftsY gene encoding signal recognition particle-docking protein FtsY, giving the protein MALFGWFSKENKETLDKGLEKTKESFFGKLTRSLVGKSRVDDEVLDELEEILISSDVGVNTTLKIIDRINERVSRDKYVGTDELNKVLKEEIAALLSENDNGGPNEYNIPGHNGNPHVIMVVGVNGVGKTTSIGKLANQFKKAGKKVVLGAADTFRAAAVDQLIIWSERVGVPIVQQGMGADPASVAFDALSSAKAQGADVVIIDTAGRLHNKVNLMNELSKIKRVMEKVVPDAPHEILLVLDGSTGQNAFEQAKQFALATSLTGLIITKLDGTAKGGVVIGISDQMSIPVRFIGVGEGIEDLQVFRKEEFVASIFGE; this is encoded by the coding sequence ATGGCATTATTTGGTTGGTTTTCCAAGGAAAACAAAGAAACACTCGATAAAGGACTTGAAAAAACAAAAGAAAGTTTTTTCGGAAAGTTAACACGCTCACTGGTAGGTAAATCAAGAGTTGATGATGAGGTACTGGATGAATTGGAAGAGATCCTGATCAGCTCCGATGTAGGCGTAAACACTACACTAAAAATCATCGACCGGATTAACGAACGCGTTTCCAGGGATAAATATGTAGGAACGGACGAACTGAATAAAGTCCTGAAAGAAGAAATTGCAGCCCTGTTGTCGGAAAACGATAACGGTGGGCCCAATGAATACAACATTCCGGGCCATAACGGCAATCCGCATGTCATCATGGTGGTTGGTGTGAATGGAGTAGGGAAAACGACTTCCATCGGGAAACTGGCCAACCAATTCAAAAAAGCAGGTAAAAAAGTGGTGTTGGGTGCAGCGGATACGTTCCGTGCTGCTGCCGTAGATCAATTGATTATCTGGTCAGAACGTGTTGGTGTTCCGATCGTGCAGCAGGGAATGGGTGCTGACCCGGCTTCCGTTGCTTTTGATGCATTAAGTTCTGCAAAAGCGCAAGGTGCCGATGTAGTGATTATCGACACAGCGGGAAGACTTCACAACAAGGTGAACCTGATGAACGAACTTTCCAAGATCAAACGTGTGATGGAAAAAGTGGTTCCGGATGCTCCGCACGAAATATTGTTGGTATTGGATGGTTCAACCGGGCAAAATGCGTTCGAACAGGCCAAACAATTCGCTCTGGCAACTTCTTTAACCGGTCTGATCATTACCAAACTGGACGGAACGGCAAAAGGAGGTGTGGTGATCGGGATATCCGACCAAATGAGCATTCCTGTGCGTTTCATCGGAGTCGGTGAAGGGATTGAAGACCTGCAGGTTTTCCGCAAGGAAGAATTTGTGGCTTCGATCTTTGGTGAATAA
- a CDS encoding DUF4295 domain-containing protein, translating into MAKKVVASLQKGGGKEHTKVIKMVKSKTGSFTFKEEIVHNDKVKDWFSK; encoded by the coding sequence ATGGCTAAGAAAGTAGTAGCATCCCTACAAAAAGGTGGAGGAAAAGAGCATACGAAAGTGATCAAGATGGTTAAGTCTAAGACCGGTTCTTTCACATTCAAAGAAGAAATCGTACACAACGATAAAGTAAAAGACTGGTTCAGCAAGTAA